Proteins encoded in a region of the Zea mays cultivar B73 chromosome 4, Zm-B73-REFERENCE-NAM-5.0, whole genome shotgun sequence genome:
- the LOC103655853 gene encoding tubulin beta-1 chain — protein sequence MGMLLISKIGEEYPDRMMLTFSVFPSPKVSDTVVEPYNATMSVHRLVENADECMVLDNEALYDICFRTLKLTTPSFGDLNHLISATMSGVTCCLCFLGQLNSDLHKLVVNLISFPRLYFFMIGFAPLTLRGSQQYRALTVSELTQQMWDAKNMMCVADPRHGRCLTASAMFRGKMSTKEVDEQMINVQNKNSSYFVEWIPNNVKSSL from the exons ATGGGCATGCTTCTCATTTCAAAGATCGGAGAGGAGTACCCTGATCGGATGATGCTGACATTTTCTGTCTTTCCCTCGCCCAAGGTGTCAGACACTGTTGTTGAGCCATACAATGCAACCATGTCTGTCCATCGGCTGGTTGAGAACGCTGATGAATGCATGGTTCTTGACAACGAAGCACTTTATGACATTTGCTTCCGAACTCTGAAGCTGACGACCCCTAGCT TTGGAGACTTGAACCACTTGATCAGTGCAACGATGAGTGGTGTCACTTGCTGCCTCTGCTTCCTAGGACAACTGAACTCTGACCTGCACAAGCTTGTAGTCAACCTGATCTCGTTCCCTCGGCTCTACTTCTTCATGATCGGCTTTGCGCCACTCACCTTGCGTGGCTCGCAGCAGTACCGTGCGCTCACCGTCTCTGAGCTAACCCAGCAGATGTGGGATGCCAAGAACATGATGTGTGTTGCTGACCCACGCCATGGTCGCTGTCTCACAGCCTCTGCCATGTTCCGTGGCAAGATGAGCACTAAGGAGGTTGATGAGCAAATGATTAATGTCCAGAACAAGAACTCGTCCTACTTTGTGGAGTGGATCCCCAACAACGTCAAGTCCAGCTTATGA
- the LOC103654486 gene encoding formin-like protein 5 codes for MNYSVAYNFSLPIHRFHPFVPIIRDSSFDPSPPRSLPLPTPTRTRTGSRSGNHKTSVKAPEPPRAPPTTPRNPNAPPQRGISPITPYQFQFSKGRGGAAPPPPPPLTREETPPPRASPMLSDQELAQYVESLVQHTAAQGGTGISADAVVRQLGAQLGVDLSPKAQLIRSVLVALLGPAAAPAPDPTGSRKDPFDPATAAAAGGPRAETPPQQMHFSTAAASSAPAPSPAVPHFFPQQHQHQMQYFLSAPQQYQHQQQQQRAGASPSPFDIPASYRYGHQPLPQADQAQLQRLVQLQHQQQQLAAAARVAAAAAPTPGESPRAPEPPPAPAPAASKKNSSASVGAKRKGGPGGLNKVCGVSPELQAIVGEPAMARTEIVKQLWAYIRRNNLQDPNNKRKIICNDELRLVFETDSTDMFQMNKLLSKHIRPLESKNDSKPEAKKLKPQGDEPISSVETDVNQLPLMVSDALATFFGTGEREMVHSEAVKRVWDHIKSNDLEDPENPTVILCDSKLKQLFGRESLTAHGVSELLSDHLYTQSTNI; via the exons ATGAACTATTCCGTGGCATATAATTTTTCATTGCCCATACATAGGTTTCACCCCTTCGTCCCCATCATCCGGGATTCATCCTTCGACCCCTCCCCCCCACGGTCCCTCCCCCTACCCACACCAACGCGCACACGGACCGGGAGTCGCAGCGGAAACCACAAAACCAGCGTGAAGGCGCCCGAACCACCGCGAGCCCCGCCCACCACTCCACGAAACCCAAACGCACCTCCGCAGCGAGGGATATCCCCCATCACCCCCTACCAGTTTCAATTTTCAAAAGGGCGTGGAGGCGCCGcaccaccgccgccgccaccactGACGAGGGAGGAAACGCCACCTCCCCGAGCCAGTCCGATGTTGTCCGACCAGGAGCTGGCCCAGTACGTGGAGTCCCTCGTCCAGCACACCGCTGCGCAGGGTGGCACCGGGATATCGGCGGATGCCGTGGTGCGCCAGCTCGGGGCGCAGCTCGGCGTTGACCTCTCCCCCAAGGCGCAGCTCATCCGCAGCGTCCTCGTCGCGCTCCTCGGCCCCGCGGCCGCGCCGGCGCCGGACCCCACGGGTTCGCGTAAGGATCCCTTCGACCCCGCAACCGCTGCCGCCGCCGGCGGGCCCCGCGCCGAGACTCCTCCACAGCAGATGCACTTCTCTACCGCCGCCGCGTCGTCGGCCCCCGCCCCTTCTCCAGCCGTTCCCCACTTCTTCCCgcagcagcaccagcaccagaTGCAGTACTTCCTGTCCGCCCCGCAGCAGTatcagcaccagcagcagcagcaacgcgCCGGCGCGTCCCCTTCGCCGTTTGACATCCCCGCGTCGTACCGCTACGGGCACCAGCCCTTGCCGCAGGCCGACCAGGCGCAGCTGCAGAGGCTCGTCCAGCtacagcaccagcagcagcaacTGGCCGCCGCGGCGAGAGTTGCAGCTGCAGCGGCACCGACTCCGGGGGAGAGTCCCCGTGCGCCGGAGCCGccaccggcgccggcgccggcagcCTCCAAGAAGAACAG CAGTGCTAGTGTTGGAGCAAAACGAAAAGGTGGTCCTGGAGGGTTAAACAAAGTCTGTGGTGTGTCTCCAGAGCTGCAAGCTATCGTTGGTGAACCAGCCATGGCTAGAACTGAG ATTGTTAAGCAGCTTTGGGCATACATTCGCAGGAACAATTTGCAGGATCCTAACAATAAGAGAAAGATTATATGCAATGATGAGCTCCGATTAGTTTTTGAGACTGATAGCACGGACATGTTCCAGATGAATAAGCTTCTGTCCAAGCATATACGTCCTCTGGAGAGTAAAA ATGATTCGAAACCAGAAGCAAAGAAATTGAAGCCACAGGGTGATGAACCAATTTCTTCAGTTGAAACTGATGTTAACCAACTTCCCCTTATGGTTTCTGATGCGCTTGCTACCTTTTTTGGTACCGGAGAAAGAGAAATGGTCCATTCTGAGGCTGTTAAGCGTGTCTGGGATCACATTAAAAGCAATGATTTAGAG GATCCAGAGAATCCTACGGTGATACTGTGTGACTCGAAGCTTAAACAACTCTTTGGACGTGAAAGTCTTACCGCTCATGGTGTCTCGGAGTTGCTTTCAGACCACCTTTACACGCAATCTACCAATATCTGA